In Mycobacterium branderi, the DNA window GCGGCCCGGCCCCGACTCACCGCCCACCGACGAGCTCGCCAGCGCAGAAGCCACGCTCGGCGTACTGCAGCGCGTCCTGCATCCGATCGCGCGCGACGACCTGGCCAAACCCACCCCGTGTTCGGAATTCGACGTGGCGAAGCTGACCGATCATCTGCTGAACTCCATCACCGTTATCGGCGGCGCGGCCGGTGCGCAGTTCCCCGACCGCGACCCCGACGACTCGGTGGAGCGGCAGATCATCGGCGCGGCCCGGCCCGCGCTGGACGCCTGGCATCACCGCGGCCTGGACGGCACGGTGACGATCGGGTCCAACGAGTTGCCGGCCAAGCTGGCCGCCGGCATCTTGTCGCTCGAATTCCTGGTCCACGCTTGGGATTACGCGAAGGCGACCGGTCATCAGGTCGACGCCGCGGAGTCGGTTGCCGACTACGTGCTGGGGCTGGCGAAGAAAAACATTACGCCGCAAGGCCGTTCGGCGGTGGGTTTCGACGACCCGGTCGAGGTTGCCGACAATGCGCCGGCCCTGGACCGGCTGATCGCCTTTACCGGGCGGCAGCCCCGTTAGCTCACCGAGCGTGAAGCCAGGTTCACACTCGACCTCGAGAGTGAACTCAGCTTCACTCTCGAGCTTCAGCGCTACACCCGCTCGAGGTAAAAGTAGAAGTACCGGCCGTTGTCGACGACGCCCTTGCCGTTCATGATGCCCATCACGGCGTTGTCGTCGATCCTCTTGAAGTGGTCGTGGACCGGCTGGCCGTCGTAGACCATGGTTGCGGTGACCTCGCCGCGGAACTCCTCGAGCCACAGGCTGGCTTCGCCCTTGCCCATCTTGACGTTGGAGAACCGGTTGCCGTCGTCGTCGAGACACACCAGCGGCTGCACGTCAGTGGCCGAGTTGAACGTCTTGCCGAACCAGCGGGCCTTCTCGAGTTGGCCGTTCATTCGGTGGCCGGTGACGAACTCGCCGCCCTTCCACTCGCCGAGCATGCCGTCGATGGTGGCCGGCGGCAGGCTTGCCCAGTAGTCGTCGAGCTCGGCGTCGGCGATGGGGCCGGTGCGCTCCTTGAATTCGGTGAACTTCTTGCGGGCCAACTCGTTGCTCATCAAATCCATCCTTTCGCGAACCGCAGCAAGGCGTCATTTTCCTCCGGAGCGCCGATCGTGACCCGCACACCGTCGTTGGCGAACGGCCGCACCACAATTCGAGCATCGGCGGCCTGTTCCACGAAATCCGCTGTGCGTTCGGCCAGCGGCAGCCAGATGAAGTTGGCCTGGGACGGCGGCAGCGTGAAACCGGCGTCGCGCAGTGCACACGAAACCCGCTCACGTTCGGCGACGACGGCGTCGGTACGCGCCAATAGCTCGTCGGCGGCGTCCAGCGAAGCGATGGCCGCCGCCTGCGAGACGTTGGTCAACGTGAACGGCACCACGACCTTGTCCAGTGCCGCGATCACATCCGGGTCGCCGACCGCATAACCCACCCGCAATCCGGCCAGCCCGTAGGCCTTCGAAAACGTCCGCAGCACAACAACATTGGGATACGCGCGGACCAGCCCCAGACTGTCGGGCAGCATGCCGTCGCGGATGTACTCCACATAGGCCTCGTCGATGGCGATCAGGACGTCAGAGGGCACCGCCTCGACGAACCGGGTCAGCGCATCGGGGTCGACGACCGTGGAGGTCGGGTTGTTCGGATTGCACACGAAGATCAGCCGCGTGCGGTCGGTGACCGCCGCGAGCATGGCATACAGGTCGTAGGTCTCGTCGCGCAGCGCAACCTCGACGGGACTGGCGCCGGCCACCCGCACCTGCAGCGGATACATCCCGAAGCTGCGCCACCCGTAGAGCACCTCGTCACCGACCGACGCCGTGGCCTGGATGAGCCGTTGGCACAGCGCCACCGAACCGCAGCCGACGGTGATCTGCTCGGGCGCGAAGGCCCCGAGATGTTGCGCCAGCCGTAACCGGAGGTCGACGTTGTGGTTGTCGGGGTAGCGGTTGACGTCGTCGGCGGCCTGGGCGATCGCAGCGCGCACGCTGGGCAGCGGCCCGTGCACGGTCTCGTTGCTGGCGAGCTTGATCGTGCCCGGGATCGTCTTGCCCTCGACGTAGGGCGCCACCTCGGCCAGCTCAGGGCGCAGGCGGGCGGGCATTTAGACAGCATATGTGGGGGCTGTGTACGCTGTGCTCCGCGGCGGTTCCGGGGCTCGAGTCGGGTCCGGTACCCTCAGAAATCCAAGGAGGCGTGCCAGAGCGGCCGAATGGGACTCACTGCTAATGAGTTGTCCTCTTACCGGGGACCGGAGGTTCAAATCCTCTCGCCTCCGCCAACGAGGCGATCGCGAGTGCGGCGTAAGCCGGGCGAAGCGGGTCGCCACAATGTACGAGACAAGTGAACACAGGCGCCCGTAGCTCAACGGATAGAGCATCTGACTACGGATCAGAAGGTTGGGAGTTCGAATCTCTTCGGGCGCGCTCAGGGCAGGCGCGCTCAGGGCATGATGCGCGGGGCCGTGGCGTCGGCTCGGCTCTTATCAACCGCTTTGCTGGACGAGCTCGCCGCGACGGACTGCAACTAATGCCGGTTACCGAAATCATTCGCAGTTGGCCTCCGACGTGAACCCAGCCATTAACCGCAGGCAGATCGACGAACCGGCAGTTCCAGCGCGTGTCAGCCTCGAGACCTAGCTTGAACTTACGTAGATGTAATTCAGGAAAACTCGCGTAAACCTGAACATTTGGCCCGCAATTCAAGATAGCCTGCATGTCTGGCCAGCTCGTTCAGGAAATGGCCTTAAACTTGAATGGTGGATCTGGACGCGGTACGTCAATCGCCGATCGGCGAGCTGGTACCGATCAGCGGAACCGATCCGTGGACTATGAAGACCTGGGAATACTGGGCCTATGTGCCGGATCCACTTCAGCAACTTCCGGTACTTACGCCACGCGCGCTTGCGCTTTCCGCCAAGGCAGGCGCGGCGGTGGCTCGTCTCGATGAGCTCACCTGTCCACCCATCGCCATGAAGCCGGAAACCGTCGCCGCGATCGGGTCCCTGCCCTCGACCGGATCCATCGGGATGTTGTGATACACCGCGTTGTCGCTGAAATAAGACGCAACCCGAGCCGCGTCTTTGGTCGCCCAGGCCGATGCGAACACGGTCATGAACTCCTGGATCGTTTCCGTAGGAGTTGTCATCAGTTACCCAGCAACTCCAGCATCACCTGGCTGGCGACTTTGGCCCCGAACGGGATCGCAGCAAGGTCGACGACGTAGTCGGGGCTGTGCGGCGAATACGGGAACATCTTGCCGGCCGCCCATGCCTCGGCGCACACCTGCGGGTCGGCGACACCGACGAACAGATACGACAGCGGCAGATCGCGATGCGGGCCCGCGAGCTGGCCGAAGTCCTCCGAAGCCGTCACCGGCGGAACCGTGGTCAGCACATTGCCGGTTCCGAGTGTCCGTCCCAGCGCTGCCGCCAGCCGCTCGGTGAGCGCGCCGTCGTTGACCAGGGGCGGTGAGCCGCTCTGCACGGTGACCACCGGCAGCTGATCGTCGGGCATGCCGTAGCCGCGGGCGATGCCTTCGCAGATCGCCTTGACGCCGGACAGCATCTGCTCCCGCACCGCCGGGTTGAACCACCGCAGATTGGCCTTCAGCAGCGCCCGGTCGGGGATCACGTTGTGAGCCGAACCGGCCTGCACCGAGCCGACCGTCAGCACCGCGGCTTCGTGCGGCGGGATCATCCGGCTCACGATGCTCTGAAACTGCACGACGGCCAACGCCGCCATCAACACCGGATCCTTGGCCAGCTGTGGCAGCGACCCGTGACCACCGACGCCCTTGAACTCGATGTCGACCTGGTCGGTACCGGCCATTGCCGGACCGCCCGAGGCGGCCAGCATGCCGACCGGCCCGGGCGCGGTGTGCATGCCGACGAGGCAATCCGGCTTGGGCACCACCTCGTAGAGCCGGTCGTCGACCATGGCCTGCGCGCCGGCGATCAGCTCCTCGGCTGGCTGCGCGACCAGCACCGCGGTGCCCGACCACGCGTCCCTGGTCTGCGTCAGCACTCGCGCCATCCCCAGCATCCACGTGACGTGAGCGTCGTGGCCGCAAACATGCGCGACGGGTGACTCGCTGCCGTTGCGCCGGACCCGCACCGTGCTGGCGTAGTCCAGTCCGGTGGCTTCCTCGACCGGAAGTGCGTCCATGTCGGCGCGATACATGACGGTGGGCCCGGACCCGTTGCCCAGGATCGCCGCGACGCCGGTGCCGCCGATCCCGGTCGTCACCGCGAAACCCAGCTCGGTCAGCTCCTGCGCGACGATTCCCGCGGTGCGGGTCTCGGCGAAACCGAGCTCGGGATGACGGTGGATGTCCTTGAACACCTCGACAAGCCGCGCCGAATCCGCGTCCACCAGCGTGTCGATGAGCTGCTGCGACATCCTATGCCTCCCTAAGCAGGTGAAACGTCATGTCGACCGTGGTTCCCGACGGCGTGCAGTCCATCTCAAGCCAGTCGCTCACCGCCCGGATCAGCTGTAGCCCCCGGCCACGGTTACCCGGATCGGCGGGCACCGCCTTCCACGAACCGGAGTCGAAGATCTGTACCCGCACCTGCGCGCCGTCACACTGGGCCTCGACGCGGACCTTAGCCGGTTGGTGCCCCCGGTAGGCGTGCTCGATGCTGTTGGCGCACGCCTCGTTGACCGCCAACACGACGTCGGCACACAGATCCTCCGGAACCGCGGCTTCCCGCGCCCAGGCGATGAGCCGATGCCGGATGTCAGCCAATTCGACTGCGTCAGCGTCTGTTTCGATGCTCAGCGGCGGATAGGGCCTGCGGTAGACCACAATCGCGACGTCGTCGTCGTATCCGTCGGGCGGTGCCATCTTGGCCAGCGCGGCATCCGCGACGGCGTCGGCCGACAGCATCATCCCGTCGGCCACGACCTCGGCGACGCGCGCGATCCCGTCGTCGATCGACGCATCGCGCCGCTCGACGAGGCCGTCGGTGTAGAGCATCAACGTGGACCCGGGTGCCACCGTGACAGACGCCTGCCGGCGAGGGCCCCTGCCGTGCACCGCAATTGGCACCGACTGGGCATCAGAGAGCAGCGTCGGCTCACACTGCGGCGCCACCAGCACGGCCGGCAGATGTCCGGCCCGGCTGTAGCGCAGCTGGCCGGAATCGGTGTCGAGGATCGCGGCAAACACCGTGGTGCAGAAGGCATCCGGGATGAACTCGGCCGCGGCGTCGAGTTGTTCGAGCAGCATCGCGGGTTCGGCGCCGGTCAGCAGCAGCGCGCGCGCGGAGCTGCGAAGCTGACCCATCACCGCGGCGGCGGAAAGGCCGCGCCCGACGCAGTCGCCGACGATGATGCCGATCTGATGCTCGCCGACCGGCAACACCTCGTACCAGTCGCCGCCGATCTCCAGCGGCGGCACAGCGGGTTCGTAGCGAACCGCGAAACCCGCCGGGGGATCGGTGGAGGGAAGCATGGTGCGCTGCAACGTCAGCGAGGTCTCGCGGGCGGTCTCGAACTGGCGGACATGCTGGATGGCCAGGCTCAGGTGACCGACCAGCACGGTGACCAACAGCCGATCTTCGGCGCTGATCCGCCGCGGCGTTTCCAACTCCAGCCACAACGCGACGTCGCCTGCACCCGAGACCACCGCCACGATTCCTCGGGACTGCCCCGGTGTGTCCGCCCATTCCACCGTCTGGACAGTGAGCGGCAACTGACGTCGTGCATCCTGAATTGTCTGCCGCAGCAAGGGATCCAGCTCGCGCCAGGTGGCTGCGACGGGTTCCCCCGCCACCAGCACAGTCGGGTCGGCGCCGTTGGCTGCCCACAGAGCGGCCACCACTCGCGAAACACCGATCGCCGTCCGGCACTCGTCGAGGGTGCTTTCGAGTACCTCTGCGACGCTTTTGGCCACGCCCACCGCGGTCGCCAGGCGTAGCACCGCATTCTCCCTTGCCGCAAAAGCTCTTTCGGCGGTGATGTCACGAATCGTTCCCACGTATGCGACACCTTCGGTGCCTTGGGCGGTGACGGTGCCGATGTTCACCGCCACCCACACGAGCTGGCCGTCGCGGTTGCGAATCGGCGTCTCGTATTGGACCTGGCTTTCGGAGGTGAGTCGAGATTGTTGCAGTGCCGCGGTTTTCTTGTCGACCAACCACGGGTGCGGCCACGGGTAGGGCACGCCGTCGGCCGGGTAGCCAGTGATCTTGGCGAAAGCCTCGTTGACTTCGATGACCGCGCCGTCGTCGTCGGCGACAAAAAATCCCTCCTGCAGCGAATTGACGAGCGCGCTGCGGAACTCGTCGCGATTGGCGAGGTCGTCCGCGCGCGCCCGCTGCTCCTCGTAACGCCTTGTGCCGTCCAAAAATCCGCGCGTCGCCACGTCGAGCGGGGCAAGTGTCTGCAGCAGGAATTCCAGCGCCGCCGATCGGTCGAAGCCGGGCTCAGCCGCCAGGTCGCCTGTCAGCAGGACGTGTTTCTCGACGATGGCGAGCATGCTGATCTGTTCCTGCAGGGCGCGCCGCCCGAGTTCGTGGCCCACCGCGAGGTTGGCTTCGCCCCGCGCGCTCACATAGGTACGCAGCGCGGCGGCGTACCGAACGTGAAACTCGTCGGCGCTGCTCATCTCGCAGTTCCTCGATGACGGGCGGCGAGCACCAGCGCGTCATCGGTGTCCTTGCTGTGTCGGCTCAGGATCTGCTCGGCGAGCACTGTGCTGGAGGCTGCGAAGTCGATGTCGTCCAGGTGGTCTTCGGCGATTCCGTCGCTGGCGATGACGAGCAGATCTCCCGGACGGATCGGCACTTCCTGCGCCGCAATCCCTTCCGGTAGCCGGTATCCGACAATGCCGCCGGCCAGACGCACGGACGATCGCACCTCGACGCCGGCGGGGTGTTTGGCGACGATGTTGGCGCTGACGTTCCCGATCCCGATCCAGCGCAGCGTGTCCGTCGCGCCGAAGTCGATGCGCGCCAACGTCATCGCGGCCCCCCTGGTGCCCGACAGCATGCGGTGGCAGTGCTGGACCAGCACCTCGAGCGGTTCGTTGCAGGCTTCATGCAGCACCTGCACGCCGCGCAGCGACGCCGTCGCTGCGTCCTCGCCGTGGCCGAGCCCGTCCAGCACCCCGATCAGTGCCCCGGCGCGGTCGACGGCGACCGCGATCGCGCGATCGCCGCACACCTGCTCGCCCGGTCGCGGGCGCGACGCGGCCGCCCACTCCAGCGGCCCGAGCCGGCCGTGCTCACTCATTGGGCGGAATCCATTTCCACATCTCGACTATCGTCCCGTGGCCCGGTGTGGACTCTATGGTCAGCCGGTCCATCAGGCGGCGTGCGCCGGGTAGACCCATACCCAGCCCGCGGCCCGTCGAATACCCGTCCTCCATAGCTCGTTCCACGTTGGCGATGCCGGGCCCGTTGTCTTCGGCGCGCACTACCAACGCCTTACGACCCTCCCGGTCTTGCACATTGACCCGGATCTCGCCGCGCCCGGCGTAGCTGGTGATGTTGCGGGCGATCTCGGAGATGGCGGTGGCGATCATGGTCACGTCGGTCAGCGAGAACCCCAGTTCGCGCGCCAAGTGATGTCCTGCCTGTCGCGCGGCGACGATGTCGTCCGAATTGACGATGTCGACTTGCACGTCGACACCGACGTCATCCGCCACTGTCACGTCCGATCGACTTCCGCAGCGCCAGTTGCCGATTCAGCAGCGCCAGACCCTCTTCCAGGTCGAGCGCCGTATACATGTCGTCGAACGCCAGCCCGAGCTGGACCATCGCGAACGCCACCTCGGGCTGCAGGCCCACGATCACGGTGTCCGCGCCGCGCAGCCGGGTCATGTGCGCGATCGTCCGCAGCGACCGGGCGGCGAACGAATCCATGACGTCGATGGCGGTGACGTCGACGATGATGCCCTGCGCGCGGAACCGGCTGACTCGTTCCATCAGGTCCTGGCGGAGCCGCTCGGTGTCGGAGTCGGTGAGCGCGGCTTGCACGGTCGCGATGAGAATCGCGCCCTGCTTCAGGATGGGTACCGGCATGGGGCGCTCGTGGTGGAGGTGCTCACCCGCTCTGCTCGCCGGTACGGGTGACTTCGTACCCCAGCAGCCGCTCGGCCTCTTCGATGCCCCCCTGCAGGTCGCCGACGGCGTTCATCTTGGAAAGGTCGAGTCCGATCGTCACCAGGGTCAGCGCGATCTCCGACGACAGGCCGGTGATGATCACGCTGGCACCCATCAATCCCGACGCGTCGACGGTCTGGACGAGGTGGTTGGCGACGGTCGAGTCGATGGTGGGGACACCGGTGATGTCGATGACCACCACCTTGGCCCGGTTGGCCCGGATGGCGCGCAGCAGTTGCTCGGTGACCTGCCGGGCGCGCTGGCTGTCCAGGATGCCGATGATCGGCAGGATCAGCAGCTGCTCCCGCACCTGCAGCACCGGCGTGGACAGCTCGCGGATGGCCTCCTGCTGTTGGCGGATGATGCGCTCACGTTCCTGGACGAAGCTGACGGCCACCGTGTTGGCAATGCGGTTGGCGGCCGGCTCGTAGGCGTCGAGCACCCGGTTGAGCATCTCGAAGTCGGACTGGTACTTCTCGAACAGCGAGCGGGCGAGCACGTCGCGCAGCAGCAGCACGATGCCGACGACCTCGTCCGTTTCCACGCCGCGGGGAATGATGCGCTCGGAAAGGTCGCGCGCGTAGGCCTGTAGCGCTTCGACGCTTCCGGTCTCGAGCACCTCGACGTAGTTGTCGTAGACGGCGGTGGCCTCGGAGAAGATCTCCTCCGGCGTCATCGCGGTGAGCAACTGCGCCTCGGTGATCCGCTGGGCCCACTCCTCGCGCAAGGCGGTGCGGTTCTGCCGCAGGTGCTGCACCAGTTGAGGTAGCAAACCCTCAGTGGAGACGCCCATTGGCTGGCTGACGGCGGTGGTGCTCGCTAAGCCCGTCGACGGATCCGACATCGAACCTCCCGGCTCCTGCCTGCCCCCCGGCGGTGGCCCGCACATGCTTTGCCCAGCGTAACCGACCGCTAAGCGGCAGTGGTTGAAGTATCATTTCTAGAGTCTGCGACGACGGGTTACGGGTCGGCACCACAGCACGTCGTGCGGTTCAGCGCCAGACTAAGGACAGCCGTTGTCAGCTCCGGATCCGATCAGCACCTCCATCGAGCATCTCGACGGTGTCGCGGTGCTGACGGTCGGCGGCGAGGTCGATTTGAGTACCGCCCCGGCGTTCGAGGCGGCGATCGCCGAAGCGCTTGCCGAAGAGCCGGCCGTCCTCGTCATCGAATTGTCCGGCATGGAGTTCTTGGCGTCGGCAGGCGTCCGCGTCCTGGCCGCCGCCCGCGAAAAGCTCGGCGATTCAGGTCAACTCGTTGTCGTCGCGAACAGTCCGGTGACAAAACGCCCAATTGAGTTGCTTGGCCTGGACAAGACCGTGGCGCTGTATCCGACCCTGGACGACGCGCTGGCGGCGACGCGGACGTCCGCCGAGGAGTAGCGCTACGGCGAGCGCAGTACCTGCCGGGCGATCGCGTATTTGTGGACTTCGGTCGGGCCGTCGTAGAGCCGGAAGGCGCGCATGTCGGAGAAAATCATGCCGACCGCTGTCGTCGGAGATGCCG includes these proteins:
- a CDS encoding amidohydrolase codes for the protein MSQQLIDTLVDADSARLVEVFKDIHRHPELGFAETRTAGIVAQELTELGFAVTTGIGGTGVAAILGNGSGPTVMYRADMDALPVEEATGLDYASTVRVRRNGSESPVAHVCGHDAHVTWMLGMARVLTQTRDAWSGTAVLVAQPAEELIAGAQAMVDDRLYEVVPKPDCLVGMHTAPGPVGMLAASGGPAMAGTDQVDIEFKGVGGHGSLPQLAKDPVLMAALAVVQFQSIVSRMIPPHEAAVLTVGSVQAGSAHNVIPDRALLKANLRWFNPAVREQMLSGVKAICEGIARGYGMPDDQLPVVTVQSGSPPLVNDGALTERLAAALGRTLGTGNVLTTVPPVTASEDFGQLAGPHRDLPLSYLFVGVADPQVCAEAWAAGKMFPYSPHSPDYVVDLAAIPFGAKVASQVMLELLGN
- a CDS encoding nuclear transport factor 2 family protein codes for the protein MTTPTETIQEFMTVFASAWATKDAARVASYFSDNAVYHNIPMDPVEGRDPIAATVSGFMAMGGQVSSSRRATAAPALAESASARGVSTGSC
- a CDS encoding SpoIIE family protein phosphatase; this translates as MSEHGRLGPLEWAAASRPRPGEQVCGDRAIAVAVDRAGALIGVLDGLGHGEDAATASLRGVQVLHEACNEPLEVLVQHCHRMLSGTRGAAMTLARIDFGATDTLRWIGIGNVSANIVAKHPAGVEVRSSVRLAGGIVGYRLPEGIAAQEVPIRPGDLLVIASDGIAEDHLDDIDFAASSTVLAEQILSRHSKDTDDALVLAARHRGTAR
- a CDS encoding STAS domain-containing protein — protein: MPVPILKQGAILIATVQAALTDSDTERLRQDLMERVSRFRAQGIIVDVTAIDVMDSFAARSLRTIAHMTRLRGADTVIVGLQPEVAFAMVQLGLAFDDMYTALDLEEGLALLNRQLALRKSIGRDSGG
- a CDS encoding TIGR03086 family metal-binding protein, which produces MPSDLRPGPDSPPTDELASAEATLGVLQRVLHPIARDDLAKPTPCSEFDVAKLTDHLLNSITVIGGAAGAQFPDRDPDDSVERQIIGAARPALDAWHHRGLDGTVTIGSNELPAKLAAGILSLEFLVHAWDYAKATGHQVDAAESVADYVLGLAKKNITPQGRSAVGFDDPVEVADNAPALDRLIAFTGRQPR
- a CDS encoding STAS domain-containing protein yields the protein MSDPSTGLASTTAVSQPMGVSTEGLLPQLVQHLRQNRTALREEWAQRITEAQLLTAMTPEEIFSEATAVYDNYVEVLETGSVEALQAYARDLSERIIPRGVETDEVVGIVLLLRDVLARSLFEKYQSDFEMLNRVLDAYEPAANRIANTVAVSFVQERERIIRQQQEAIRELSTPVLQVREQLLILPIIGILDSQRARQVTEQLLRAIRANRAKVVVIDITGVPTIDSTVANHLVQTVDASGLMGASVIITGLSSEIALTLVTIGLDLSKMNAVGDLQGGIEEAERLLGYEVTRTGEQSG
- the hisC gene encoding histidinol-phosphate transaminase gives rise to the protein MPARLRPELAEVAPYVEGKTIPGTIKLASNETVHGPLPSVRAAIAQAADDVNRYPDNHNVDLRLRLAQHLGAFAPEQITVGCGSVALCQRLIQATASVGDEVLYGWRSFGMYPLQVRVAGASPVEVALRDETYDLYAMLAAVTDRTRLIFVCNPNNPTSTVVDPDALTRFVEAVPSDVLIAIDEAYVEYIRDGMLPDSLGLVRAYPNVVVLRTFSKAYGLAGLRVGYAVGDPDVIAALDKVVVPFTLTNVSQAAAIASLDAADELLARTDAVVAERERVSCALRDAGFTLPPSQANFIWLPLAERTADFVEQAADARIVVRPFANDGVRVTIGAPEENDALLRFAKGWI
- a CDS encoding DUF4334 domain-containing protein, giving the protein MSNELARKKFTEFKERTGPIADAELDDYWASLPPATIDGMLGEWKGGEFVTGHRMNGQLEKARWFGKTFNSATDVQPLVCLDDDGNRFSNVKMGKGEASLWLEEFRGEVTATMVYDGQPVHDHFKRIDDNAVMGIMNGKGVVDNGRYFYFYLERV
- a CDS encoding STAS domain-containing protein, which codes for MSAPDPISTSIEHLDGVAVLTVGGEVDLSTAPAFEAAIAEALAEEPAVLVIELSGMEFLASAGVRVLAAAREKLGDSGQLVVVANSPVTKRPIELLGLDKTVALYPTLDDALAATRTSAEE
- a CDS encoding SpoIIE family protein phosphatase, with the protein product MSSADEFHVRYAAALRTYVSARGEANLAVGHELGRRALQEQISMLAIVEKHVLLTGDLAAEPGFDRSAALEFLLQTLAPLDVATRGFLDGTRRYEEQRARADDLANRDEFRSALVNSLQEGFFVADDDGAVIEVNEAFAKITGYPADGVPYPWPHPWLVDKKTAALQQSRLTSESQVQYETPIRNRDGQLVWVAVNIGTVTAQGTEGVAYVGTIRDITAERAFAARENAVLRLATAVGVAKSVAEVLESTLDECRTAIGVSRVVAALWAANGADPTVLVAGEPVAATWRELDPLLRQTIQDARRQLPLTVQTVEWADTPGQSRGIVAVVSGAGDVALWLELETPRRISAEDRLLVTVLVGHLSLAIQHVRQFETARETSLTLQRTMLPSTDPPAGFAVRYEPAVPPLEIGGDWYEVLPVGEHQIGIIVGDCVGRGLSAAAVMGQLRSSARALLLTGAEPAMLLEQLDAAAEFIPDAFCTTVFAAILDTDSGQLRYSRAGHLPAVLVAPQCEPTLLSDAQSVPIAVHGRGPRRQASVTVAPGSTLMLYTDGLVERRDASIDDGIARVAEVVADGMMLSADAVADAALAKMAPPDGYDDDVAIVVYRRPYPPLSIETDADAVELADIRHRLIAWAREAAVPEDLCADVVLAVNEACANSIEHAYRGHQPAKVRVEAQCDGAQVRVQIFDSGSWKAVPADPGNRGRGLQLIRAVSDWLEMDCTPSGTTVDMTFHLLREA
- a CDS encoding anti-sigma regulatory factor is translated as MADDVGVDVQVDIVNSDDIVAARQAGHHLARELGFSLTDVTMIATAISEIARNITSYAGRGEIRVNVQDREGRKALVVRAEDNGPGIANVERAMEDGYSTGRGLGMGLPGARRLMDRLTIESTPGHGTIVEMWKWIPPNE